The Rhizoctonia solani chromosome 14, complete sequence genome has a segment encoding these proteins:
- a CDS encoding Lipase (class 3) — MLASFAAAFLLGVASTLALPAPIPRAGVTTLTTAQITAFRPYALLSRAGYCPASKTATWSCGTSCNELPGMVVYASGGDGVVTPYWFVGYYPGLNSVVISNQGTDPSKFVPLLIDADFRLDSLDTKFFPGVSSSVKTHNGFQEAQKRGAEAKLAAVKKAIAERGTSSVTLTGHSLGGAISLLDALYLSLHLPSAKLKVVTHGMPRVGNTEFATLVDSKITDISRIVNEKDIVPIIPGRGLGFQHVSGERHIVSPGNWVACSGRDNTDAQCTIGTVSNILVGDLNDHGGPYEGISIGSDACNN, encoded by the exons ATGCTCGCAAGCTTTGCTGCCGCATTCCTTCTTGGCGTTGCCTCTACTCTGGCCCTGCCGGCTCCCATCCCTCGCGCAGGTGTGACTACGTTGACCACCGCTCAGATCACAGCATTCAGGCCCTATGC TCTACTCTCGCGAGCAGGGTATTGTCCCGCAAGCAAAACTGCGACGTGGTCATGTGGAA CTTCGTGTAACGAGCTTCCAGGCATGGTCGTGTATGCGTCTGGTGGGGACGGTGTCGTCACTCCTTATT GGTTCGTCGGTTACTATCCTGGACTGAACTCGGTGGTGATCAGCAACCAAGGAACCGATCCATCCAAATT TGTACCACTCTTGATCGATGCCGACTTTAGGCTCGACTCACTTGATACCAAGTTTTTCCCCGGCGTTTCTTCTTCAGTCAAGACACACAATG GTTTCCAAGAGGCCCAGAAGCGAGGCGCCGAGGCCAAACTTGCAGCCGTCAAGAAGGCCATTGCTGAGCGTGGCACTTCCTCGGTTACTCTTACGGGACACAGTCTCG GTGGTGCCATTTCTCTCCTTGATGCGCTGTATCTGTCGCTCCACCTCCCGTCGGCCAAACTCAAAGTAGTCACTCATGGAATGCCGAGGGTTGGAAATACCGAATTTGCGACTCTCGTCGACTCCAAG ATCACCGACATTTCTCGTATCGTCAACGAAAAGGATATTGTTCCAATTATCCCAGGAAGGGGACTAGGTTTCCAGCACGTATCAG GTGAAAGACATATCGTATCTCCCGGAAACTGGGTTGCTTGTTCTGGAAGGGACAACACCGACGCGCAATGCACCATTGGAACCGTTTCCAACATCCTTGTGGGAGATCTCAATGACCACG GTGGACCTTATGAGGGTATCTCCATTGGTTCCGATGCTTGCAATAACTGA
- a CDS encoding exocyst complex component Sec10 — protein MSFDDLDLLLSLDTALELVHADREALKRCETFKDYPAPIGHRAMGERHIAPGFARAEEQMRMYQPAEHAETTSVALYSSYFDKELAPFIDKTDFLNAVVREKKRFENALDDAVAGGLNAGTEVLMNQTGPRVYYPDPGVPLDWGLPRAGSTSKEVGSVPSRNWDSAECKHLKRQIISLEGGFQVIADLNAYHAFISSLKVPSIQQDFANLKMLGHVYVVEDAVISRRSFGMLRVMAAVFAQR, from the exons ATGTCATTTGACGATCTCGACCTCCTTCTTTCCCTTGACACTGCGTTGGAACTTGTCCATGCGGATCGTGAAGCTCTGAAGCGTTGTGAAACATTCAAGGACTATCCAGCTCCGATTGGGCATCGA GCAATGGGTGAACGACATATCGCTCCTGGGTTTGCCAG AGCCGAAGAGCAAATGAGAATGTATCAACCCGCTGAGCATGCCGAAACGACTAGTGTTGCCCTTTACTCCA GTTACTTTGATAAGGAATTG GCTCCTTTCATTGATAAAACCGACTTTCTAAACGCTGTAGTGCGGGAGAAGAAGCGGTTCGAAAATGCGTTGGATGATGCAGTGGCTGGGGGGCTGAATGCGGGAACCGAAGTATTGATGAACCAA ACGGGCCCGAGAGTTTATTATCCTGATCCTGGCGTCCCTCTTGACTGGGGCCTACCAAGGGCT GGAAGTACGAGCAAGGAGGTTGGAAGTGTTCCATCAAGAAATTGGGATTCGGCTGAATGC AAACATCTAAAACGGCAGATTATTTCCCTTGAAGGAGGATTCCAGGTCATTGCTGACCTAAATGCTTATCATGCATTTATTAGTTCTCTGAAAGTCCCCTCGATACAGCAAGACTTTGCCAACCTCAAAATGTTGGGACATGTTTATGTAGTGGAAGATGCAGTGATCTCGCGCAGATCGTTCGGGATGTTACGCGTTATGGCGGCAGTTTTCGCCCAGAGGTGA